The following proteins are encoded in a genomic region of Neoarius graeffei isolate fNeoGra1 chromosome 6, fNeoGra1.pri, whole genome shotgun sequence:
- the LOC132887889 gene encoding piggyBac transposable element-derived protein 3-like, with amino-acid sequence MMQCQMYPVRTAMMNECILNFVLIPPRIFLMTMWRTSHRCQLGRKHGVRPNSIHFHGRQKVMQIPLYHHCGFFEPGVQLSTEDNHTPLDLFRLFISEDAVETLCRNTNKQAARNIARRAKYRWVDVGVAEFYRYLGLVFYMGMLKLGHITDYWRRNNIFSVPFPAEVVTRDRYRTIFWNVHMSDPNEDRGNDAKRGTSAHDKLFRVKPLMDTIQIACKAFYHPHRSLSVDDCMAPSRGHTMRQYMKDKPTKWDFKLFVLADSSNGYTLDFSVYKGKSNLPTGHGLSYDCHVAD; translated from the exons ATGATGCAATGTCAGATGTATCCAGTGAGGACAGCGATGATGAACGAATGCATTTTGAACTTCGTCTTGATCCCACCAAGGATATTTTTGATGA CAATGTGGAGAACATCCCACCGGTGCCAGCTAGGAAGAAAGCATGGTGTCAGGCCAAACAGCATCCACTTTCATGGAAGACAGAAAGTGATGCAGATACCACTCTACCACCACTGCGGTTTCTTCGAGCCTGGTGTGCAGCTGAGCACAGAGGACAACCACACTCCTCTGGACCTCTTCAGGCTGTTCATTTCAGAGGATGCTGTGGAAACCCTCTGCCGCAACACCAACAAGCAAGCTGCCAGGAACATCGCAAGAAGGGCAAAGTACAGATGGGTGGATGTTGGAGTTGCTGAATTTTACAGATACCTTGGACTGGTGTTCTATATGGGCATGCTCAAGCTGGGTCACATCACTGACTACTGGAGGAGAAACAACATTTTCTCTGTTCCTTTCCCAGCAGAGGTGGTGACAAGGGACAGGTACAGAACAATCTTTTGGAATGTGCACATGAGTGACCCAAATGAAGACAGAGGGAATGACGCTAAAAGGGGAACCTCAGCACACGACAAACTGTTCCGTGTCAAACCCCTCATGGATACCATCCAGATTGCATGTAAGGCATTCTATCATCcccacaggagcctttctgtggatGATTGCATGGCGCCTTCCAGAGGCCACACTATGAGACAGTACATGAAGGACAAACCAACTAAGTGGGACTTCAAGTTGTTTGTTCTTGCAGACTCCAGCAATGGGTACACTTTGGACTTTTCTGTATACAAAGGAAAGAGCAACCTCCCCACAGGTCATGGCCTTTCTTATGACTGTCATGTCGCTGATTGA
- the zgc:56622 gene encoding aldo-keto reductase family 1 member B1, which yields MEETSEQPRKIELNDGNLMPLLGLGTWKEKPTSSEVCQGAAETAIAAGYRHLDTAYSYRNEVELGKAICSKMQQGIVRRQDMFIVSKLWGTHHAAKDIPLCLNKSLSDLQLEYLDLYLVHFPVGLQKVDNELFPMKDGKILTSDIDYVDVWQGMEALKASGKVKSIGVSNFSIQQLERLLSVAKIPPAVNQVELHPYLVQSDLIEYCKSRNIALTAYSPFGSPGRPEDLRRGDRDPEKLLEDPVVAGIAAKHRRTPAQILLRYHIEQNIAAIPKSVKPNHILENTKIFDFCLDLEDMSALRSLNRGWRACAIEELESHPYYPFK from the exons ATGGAAGAGACTAGTGAACAGCCCAGGAAGATTGAACTAAATGATGGCAACTTGATGCCACTGCTGGGCCTGGGGACATGGAAGGAAAAG CCCACAAGCTCAGAAGTGTGTCAAGGTGCAGCCGAGACTGCTATCGCTGCTGGTTACCGTCACTTGGACACGGCCTATAGTTATAGGAATGAGGTGGAGCTGGGGAAGGCAATCTGTTCCAAAATGCAGCAGGGCATCGTTAGGCGCCAGGACATGTTTATCGTGAGTAAG CTGTGGGGCACTCATCATGCTGCTAAGGACATCCCTCTGTGTCTGAATAAATCTCTCAGTGACCTACAACTCGAGTACCTGGACCTGTATCTGGTGCACTTTCCTGTGGGACTACAG AAAGTCGATAATGAGCTCTTTCCAATGAAGGATGGAAAGATACTCACATCAGACATTGATTATGTGGATGTGTGGCAG GGGATGGAAGCCCTGAAGGCCTCTGGAAAAGTAAAGAGTATTGGTGTATCCAATTTCTCAATCCAACAACTGGAAAGGCTGCTGTCTGTGGCGAAAATCCCACCAGCTGTCAATCAG GTAGAACTTCATCCTTACCTAGTACAGTCTGATCTGATTGAATATTGTAAATCAAGGAACATCGCTCTCACAGCCTACAGTCCCTTTGGCTCACCAGGAAGGCCTGAGGATCT TCGTAGAGGAGACAGAGATCCTGAGAAGCTGCTGGAGGACCCTGTGGTTGCTGGAATCGCTGCAAAACACAGGCGGACTCCTGCACAG ATTTTGCTGAGGTATCACATTGAACAGAACATTGCAGCGATTCCAAAGAGCGTTAAACCCAACCATATTCTGGAAAACACAAAG ATCTTTGATTTCTGCCTGGACTTGGAGGACATGAGTGCACTCAGGTCTCTGAATCGTGGCTGGAGAGCCTGCGCCATTGAAGA GTTGGAATCTCATCCTTACTACCCCTTTAAGTGA